The window TTGCGGGTCGAAATGGTGTCCCACCAAATTCTGTGGTTCTGTTTGAGGTTGAACTCATTTCATGGATCACGGTGGTGGATGTGAGTAAAGATGGGGgaatcgtcaagaaaattatgGAGAAGGGACATAAGATGGAGAGCCCTGGTGATTTAGATGAAGTCCTTGGTACTTTTAACTTCTCATTTTTGTGGACTTCTCTTTTCCTTTTTGATAATGACTGACCTTGAAGTTATGAATTTAATCATGTCCGTGACCTTTGGTTAGTGCAGTGAAGTATAAAGTGGCCATCGCTGATGGTACTGTTATAGCAAATACACCAGAAGGAGGAGTTGAATTTCATGTAAATGATGGTAATATTGATACAGTGGTTATATCAAATAGTTTTTCTTCATTAAATTTTGTTAATCAAGAACGTTTCCCTTTTCAGGTCATCTATGCCCAGCATTGCCAAAAGCTATCTTAACTATGAAAGGAGGGGAGAAAGTTGAGCTAATTGTCCAACCTCAATGTATGTTGTTTCTTATTACTTGGAAATACTTGTAGATTGGTAGTCTATCTTACATGTAATCATTTTGGAGATGTTAATTCTTTCCGTGTGCTGATTTTTACTTTAGTTGCTGGGAACCCTTCTTATGGAAGAAGATATATCGGCAGACCTTAGTGCAAGGTCAGTAACTCTCTGCTACTCCAAGGATAGCAGATAAGGAAGCAGAGTGGCTAGCTTCCCCTGATCGCTACATGTATCCCCCTTTTCTgctttggggggggggggggggggggggggtgtttGTTTTTTGAACCTAGGATGAGCAAAAAAGGTCCTTTCCTGTGTTGCACTAAAAAAAGGACTTTATAGAAAACACTCTTCTCTTGGGTTTCTTGCTACCGCGCCGGCCGCCGCTCCTTTATCCTCTTTCTCTTTTGTGCACCTGTGTATGGTGGGGGTGAAGGGAATCATTAGACTGTTTGAAGTGCATTTTATGCTACCTATTTTAGGGTAATGGAAGAGCTAAGTGGCATCATGGAGTCTCTTTGTTAATTATGAGATATAAATTGGGGCGTAGTTGATATTGGGAGAATGCAACATAACTGGGCTTTATGCTGGAGAGATGCTCATGCTCACAGAATGTTGTGTCACATGCTTGTAGAAGCAAGTGATTTGACATGCTTAAAATGGCAAGAACCTTGTTATCATATTGCTGAAAACTTTTATTATAGGAGTAGGTCTTATTCCTTGAACACCATCTAGAGGTGTGCTATAAAAGTTTCCGGAACTATTAAGCTGGAGAAACTTATACCCCCTTTCTATTAAGTGATTTTGCAAATATAAGTATGCCTCTTGAACTGCCTAGCTAGGTTACTTGGACAATATATATGCATATCTATGTACCTTTACATTTATGTGCTGCATATCTATGTTTGTTGATATGTGCGAGTGTTATATTCAAAATTTACTTTGCATCTAGTGATTTGTTTTAATGTCTGAGATTAGGTTATCTAGGAGGAAGCTCCAGGCTTTTCATCTTATGACTAAAATTATCCCTTAATTACTTGTTTCGAAGGAAAAAAAGGTTGATCCGCTGTCTTTTCCATCCTGTTCTTACTCATACCTACATGGATACTTGTGTCTTGACCTATCATGTCGAATACTATCCTCATTACAGCAGTTAGATTGGGTGTACCTGTTTTAAGAATTTGGGGCTGAAAATGTAGGAGCTCCAGTACCAAATGAGATCCCTGACAGGAAAAGGTCTATGTACCTGTAGCCATCCTTTTGGACCCAATGAAGTGGAATACTGATGCTGCAGGAAGATAAGTTGATAAGTTAGTAGAACTGCTTCTTTCTAATTACGACACTATGATCTATATGACTGCAATGGAAGTTCATTTTAAGAGTTCAATTTTGATTGTGCATTTAATCCTATTATctcaaatataatttaatttcattCACCTGAATTAAGAGAAAAATGCAGATGGTTTTGGCAAGGAGGGCAAGGATGCTGGTGATGGAACCCTTTCAGTCCCACCGGATTCGGTGCTGAAATTGGATTTGGAATTGGTGTCCTTCAAGCCTGTTGTTGATGTTACTGGTGATGCTAAGGTATTCAAGAAGATACTGAAAGAAGGGGATGGCACCCATGTTGCAGATGAAGGTGCCATTGTAACTGGTAAGATTGGTTTTTTCATCTGAATATTAAGGATGTATTGATAGATGCACATTTGATATTTGAGGTGACTTTACATTTTCAACTCATGAGTGCCGAACTGTTGGACAAAATTTTACCACTCAATGCGGGACAAGTGTACTTTGTACACCTTGTTGTTAATTGGGGTATGGAGAgcgaatgttaattggtattcccATTGTAAGATTAGCATATATATTAGTTTCTCCTTTCTTCTTATGAAGAATTGGTATGCACTTTTAGATTCCCGAATCAGCCACTTTTAGCTGTCTAAAAAGCATTTTGCATATAAAGGTGCCTCTTGAAATCCAGTGCTTCAGAAATTTTGGGAGAGTTCAGACTTCAGAATTATGTGATTGGGATGCActttgatgaatttttttttttttaaatttctttttcttgaccAGTGTTATGAAATGATGCCAAATGCCCATCGTTCGTGCAGTTAGCTATCTGGCTAGGCTACAAAATGGGACTGTATTTGAGAAGAAAGGACTTGATGGGGAGCAGCCTTTGCAATTTACTACAGATGAAGGTTAGTGCAGCTGATTTGATTTAATTTGTATTGTCGTTAAATTGTGGATTTATGGTCAGGGGAAAACTTGAAACCATACTACTTGCAATTATGGGTGTAGAACAAGTGATTGCTGGTTTAGATCGTGGAGCATCAACAATGAGAAAAGGAGAGCGAGCCATATTGACAATAAATCCTGAATATGGTTTTGAAAGCATTGAAGCGAAGCGAGATCTTGCTACTGTACCCCCCTTTTCAAAGTTAATCTATGAAGTGGAAATGTTGGATTTTATAAAGGTAACAGTAGTGATAATGATGTTGAACTAATGATGAAACATTCAAAATCTTCCCCCAGCTCACTTTTTACTACGAAAAGAACAAGGAAATTCCTGAGCAGTTCTTGTCTTCTTTGCTCGAATTTGTGATGATGCGATGCCAAACTTCTCTGTTTTCCATCAAGTAGGAAAAAGTGCCATGGGAGATGAATAATCAGGAGAAAATAGAAGCTGCTAAtagaaagaaagaggaaggcaATCTACTATTTAAAAGTGGAAAGTACCAAAGAGCGAGAAAGAAGTATGATAAGGTAGCTCAATGATTAGCATCAAACTGAATGAATAGACCTAAGATCATGTTTGgagatttttaattttatagtaACTGTTTGTTACCTAATAATTAGGCTGCAGACTATGTTGTAGAAGAGGGATCCTTTGGAGATGATGAGCAAAAGCTAGTTAAATCATTAAGTGGCTCTTGCTGGCTGAATGGAGCAGCATGTAGCCTCAAACTTAATGATTTTCAGGAAGCAATCAAGTTATGTTCAAAGGTGAGTTTGCTAAGGATAAACAGTAACCATTGTACCTTGCATATTCTGTATGCCCTGGCATGTTTATTTTGAAACAAAATATCATGTTATATTGAAAATTTCATCTTTGAGATAGGTACTAGATATCGAGTTCAACAATGTAAAAGCTTTATATAGGAGAGCGCAAGCATATATTCAAACTGCAGATTTGGTCTCAGCTGAACTAGACATCAAGAAAGCTCTCGAGGTTGATCCTCAAAACAGGTACTGTAATACGCCATCTAAAAAATGAAGTCACAATAGCGCGTTTTCTACATTCAGTCATTTACTGACCAGTTTCTTTTCAGGGAGGTGAAGTCACTTCAGAAGACACTAAAACAACATGAAGCAGAAAGCAACAAGAGAGATGCGAAGTTCTACTCGAACATGTTTGCACGAATGACGACATCTAGTGCGGCAAAGGTGAATGATGTTATTAACTATTACATGGTTGGAACCTAGCTATTTGGGAATACCTTGTAGAGATTCTGGTAATCTGAGGAATGGCATGGTTTGTTAATGAGTGGCAAATGAATGTGTTGAATTTTTTCTGCAGAAATTGAAGGTTGAGAAAGCGGAGGAAgagaagaaagatgaagaggccaTGGTGATGGAAATGGAAAAGGAAAATGTTGGTGATACTTGTGGTTCCTTCGAGAATAGCAATGGTTGCTGAGCCTTGTTACAGAGAATGTATTTGTAATGACCAATATGAAACATAGCGTAGTACTGAGTAAACAATTCTTGGAATATGTATTTGGATTACATGACATTGATATGTATTGTTTGGATTATAATGTAAAATAATTAGATTGCAAATGAATGTGACTCACCACAAATTAATTTtacaaaaaatccaagtttatAACATAATTTTAGAAACTAAAggacttaaaaaaataaattccatatatatatatatttatatacaactcttcaaaaaaataatttacaaaaaactaaaaaattaaatcaattacaTATCTAATTAagttaatttacaaaataaataaataaaaaaaaagaataaagaaagaagagagcaTAACTTGTATTTTGGGTGCAATTGCACCTGAACTCTTCTTTCTCATTTTAAGAGGTAATTTTTAAGCATCCGGTTAACAACAACCTcttataaaaaaattgtttacCCACCATCCCTAGAATGAGAATAATTCCCTATGAAAGTCcaaatttgaggccatattgtATAACTTGTCAAAAAAATTTGACACTTAGTAGGTTTATATCTTCCGTTAGTTAgagaaagttttttttttttcttagaaAACTTGGTAATTTTCAAGCTGTGTGGATTTGTAAAACCTGGACTGTCATTCCGGGAGTCAAACTCATGGTTTGATGAATTGAAAATTGTTTACCACAAATCATGATTTTGTAACAACTACCATAATTAATCCTTAACCCCCTTATCTTCAGGTGACCATAAACTAGCAATTAACAGTTAGCATAGGCAtgcagcttcttcatcttcaaagAAAACAAAAGCAAACAAGATCTAAATCCTTGTTCATACTTAAAATTTTAGAATCCTAAATGGACCCGCTAATCAGTACTTGCTGCGTCACCATGGACCGCATTAATATGAACTTTTTTTTCAAGATACAAATTTTGATTGCCGGATATGTAcctttttatattttctggGAGGGACATGGGCAACATACCAAAAAAGTGGAAACCTCCAATTATGAACTCTCATACAAGTTTGTCATTACGTTAATTAATTTTCCATTCATCTTAGTCATTAAATGTAAAATTTCTCCTACATTTGCTTGTCGTTTTCCAGAACTTCCTGATTCGGTTTGATTTGCTATAGAACAAAAATAAACAAGATTAACGTCTCTATCTCCGACAGTACCATACAATAC of the Euphorbia lathyris chromosome 7, ddEupLath1.1, whole genome shotgun sequence genome contains:
- the LOC136235844 gene encoding 70 kDa peptidyl-prolyl isomerase-like isoform X1, with translation MVTEKGPCFADVEDEDELDEEPGEVIESAPPLKVGEERELSNSGLKKKLLKRGVGWETPEFNDEVTVHYVGSLFDGTKFDSTRDTDEPVTLKLGEGQVVSGLDNAIITMKKGECAVFTMPPELGYGVAGRNGVPPNSVVLFEVELISWITVVDVSKDGGIVKKIMEKGHKMESPGDLDEVLVKYKVAIADGTVIANTPEGGVEFHVNDGHLCPALPKAILTMKGGEKVELIVQPQYGFGKEGKDAGDGTLSVPPDSVLKLDLELVSFKPVVDVTGDAKVFKKILKEGDGTHVADEGAIVTVSYLARLQNGTVFEKKGLDGEQPLQFTTDEEQVIAGLDRGASTMRKGERAILTINPEYGFESIEAKRDLATVPPFSKLIYEVEMLDFIKEKVPWEMNNQEKIEAANRKKEEGNLLFKSGKYQRARKKYDKAADYVVEEGSFGDDEQKLVKSLSGSCWLNGAACSLKLNDFQEAIKLCSKVLDIEFNNVKALYRRAQAYIQTADLVSAELDIKKALEVDPQNREVKSLQKTLKQHEAESNKRDAKFYSNMFARMTTSSAAKKLKVEKAEEEKKDEEAMVMEMEKENVGDTCGSFENSNGC
- the LOC136235844 gene encoding 70 kDa peptidyl-prolyl isomerase-like isoform X2 translates to MKKGECAVFTMPPELGYGVAGRNGVPPNSVVLFEVELISWITVVDVSKDGGIVKKIMEKGHKMESPGDLDEVLVKYKVAIADGTVIANTPEGGVEFHVNDGHLCPALPKAILTMKGGEKVELIVQPQYGFGKEGKDAGDGTLSVPPDSVLKLDLELVSFKPVVDVTGDAKVFKKILKEGDGTHVADEGAIVTVSYLARLQNGTVFEKKGLDGEQPLQFTTDEEQVIAGLDRGASTMRKGERAILTINPEYGFESIEAKRDLATVPPFSKLIYEVEMLDFIKEKVPWEMNNQEKIEAANRKKEEGNLLFKSGKYQRARKKYDKAADYVVEEGSFGDDEQKLVKSLSGSCWLNGAACSLKLNDFQEAIKLCSKVLDIEFNNVKALYRRAQAYIQTADLVSAELDIKKALEVDPQNREVKSLQKTLKQHEAESNKRDAKFYSNMFARMTTSSAAKKLKVEKAEEEKKDEEAMVMEMEKENVGDTCGSFENSNGC
- the LOC136235844 gene encoding 70 kDa peptidyl-prolyl isomerase-like isoform X3; translated protein: MKGGEKVELIVQPQYGFGKEGKDAGDGTLSVPPDSVLKLDLELVSFKPVVDVTGDAKVFKKILKEGDGTHVADEGAIVTVSYLARLQNGTVFEKKGLDGEQPLQFTTDEEQVIAGLDRGASTMRKGERAILTINPEYGFESIEAKRDLATVPPFSKLIYEVEMLDFIKEKVPWEMNNQEKIEAANRKKEEGNLLFKSGKYQRARKKYDKAADYVVEEGSFGDDEQKLVKSLSGSCWLNGAACSLKLNDFQEAIKLCSKVLDIEFNNVKALYRRAQAYIQTADLVSAELDIKKALEVDPQNREVKSLQKTLKQHEAESNKRDAKFYSNMFARMTTSSAAKKLKVEKAEEEKKDEEAMVMEMEKENVGDTCGSFENSNGC
- the LOC136235844 gene encoding 70 kDa peptidyl-prolyl isomerase-like isoform X5, whose translation is MLQEDKLINGFGKEGKDAGDGTLSVPPDSVLKLDLELVSFKPVVDVTGDAKVFKKILKEGDGTHVADEGAIVTVSYLARLQNGTVFEKKGLDGEQPLQFTTDEEQVIAGLDRGASTMRKGERAILTINPEYGFESIEAKRDLATVPPFSKLIYEVEMLDFIKEKVPWEMNNQEKIEAANRKKEEGNLLFKSGKYQRARKKYDKAADYVVEEGSFGDDEQKLVKSLSGSCWLNGAACSLKLNDFQEAIKLCSKVLDIEFNNVKALYRRAQAYIQTADLVSAELDIKKALEVDPQNREVKSLQKTLKQHEAESNKRDAKFYSNMFARMTTSSAAKKLKVEKAEEEKKDEEAMVMEMEKENVGDTCGSFENSNGC
- the LOC136235844 gene encoding 70 kDa peptidyl-prolyl isomerase-like isoform X4 yields the protein MLQEDKLIKKNADGFGKEGKDAGDGTLSVPPDSVLKLDLELVSFKPVVDVTGDAKVFKKILKEGDGTHVADEGAIVTVSYLARLQNGTVFEKKGLDGEQPLQFTTDEEQVIAGLDRGASTMRKGERAILTINPEYGFESIEAKRDLATVPPFSKLIYEVEMLDFIKEKVPWEMNNQEKIEAANRKKEEGNLLFKSGKYQRARKKYDKAADYVVEEGSFGDDEQKLVKSLSGSCWLNGAACSLKLNDFQEAIKLCSKVLDIEFNNVKALYRRAQAYIQTADLVSAELDIKKALEVDPQNREVKSLQKTLKQHEAESNKRDAKFYSNMFARMTTSSAAKKLKVEKAEEEKKDEEAMVMEMEKENVGDTCGSFENSNGC
- the LOC136235844 gene encoding 70 kDa peptidyl-prolyl isomerase-like isoform X6 yields the protein MPIVRAVSYLARLQNGTVFEKKGLDGEQPLQFTTDEEQVIAGLDRGASTMRKGERAILTINPEYGFESIEAKRDLATVPPFSKLIYEVEMLDFIKEKVPWEMNNQEKIEAANRKKEEGNLLFKSGKYQRARKKYDKAADYVVEEGSFGDDEQKLVKSLSGSCWLNGAACSLKLNDFQEAIKLCSKVLDIEFNNVKALYRRAQAYIQTADLVSAELDIKKALEVDPQNREVKSLQKTLKQHEAESNKRDAKFYSNMFARMTTSSAAKKLKVEKAEEEKKDEEAMVMEMEKENVGDTCGSFENSNGC